The following are encoded in a window of Mycobacteroides chelonae CCUG 47445 genomic DNA:
- a CDS encoding SRPBCC family protein translates to MKDNPINLESAVLDDANDIATILLDHFYPHPPARVWSVMACPDAMEEWLMDPVGFRPQVGTRFRFKAFPLPMADFSGALSCEVLAATPNRVLSIRWWDMKSSTQRVSTVTWTLHEVPGGTMVTFRHEGFDLSDSASRIYRKISELGWPGTMGRLGRCIDTASRAGNQPPCRLVTDVSA, encoded by the coding sequence ATGAAAGATAACCCCATCAACCTGGAGAGTGCCGTGCTCGACGACGCGAACGACATCGCCACCATTCTTCTCGACCATTTCTATCCGCATCCGCCCGCGCGGGTGTGGAGCGTGATGGCGTGCCCAGACGCCATGGAGGAATGGCTGATGGACCCGGTTGGATTTCGGCCCCAGGTCGGAACCCGTTTCCGTTTCAAGGCGTTCCCCCTGCCCATGGCCGACTTCTCGGGCGCGCTGTCCTGCGAGGTCCTCGCGGCTACCCCGAACAGGGTGCTGTCGATCCGCTGGTGGGATATGAAATCGTCCACGCAGAGGGTGTCGACGGTGACGTGGACGCTGCACGAGGTTCCGGGCGGCACCATGGTCACGTTCCGGCACGAAGGGTTCGATCTCAGCGATTCCGCGTCGCGTATCTACCGGAAGATCTCCGAGCTTGGTTGGCCCGGCACGATGGGCCGGCTCGGGCGATGTATCGACACCGCATCGCGCGCCGGGAATCAGCCTCCGTGCCGTTTGGTCACCGATGTATCCGCCTGA